One Ornithinicoccus hortensis genomic window, GGGTTCGCCGACGGGGTGGGCGAGCTGACCTATCCGGTCGCCGCGCCGGGCGGGGCGGCCACCCTGACGCTCACCGGGTTGTTGCCGGTCGGGGTCTGCAACGAGGTGCCGCCCATGGAGGAGCCGACCGGTCTCACCCCCGGGGGATGACCGGGGGTGAGCCCGGTCGGAGGGTTCATTCCTGACTGCGACGACCGGCCAGCCCGACCAGGCCCACCAGCACCAGGAGGGCGCCCACCCCCGCGAAGGCGAGGGGTGCGGCATACCTCCAGTCCACGGTGATGTCCACGAACTGCAGGGTGAGCGCGCCGGCGGCCACCGCCAGACAGACGACTCCGAAGGCCACGGTGCCCCAGGCCGGCCCGGTGGGTGCCGGGATCCGCTCCGGCTGCGGGGGTGGGGGCGTCGGGTCGGCGTCGGTCGTGGCTCCCGGGTGGTCCCTGCCGCCCGAGCCGGAGGACGCCCAGCCATCGGTGGGTTCCTCGGCCGCGGGAGGCCCGGGCACCTCCCGGGTCCGGTCGTCATCGGCGGCGACCTGTCGCCACTCCGGGATCTCGGTGCGCTCGACCGGGAAGTCCGGGGTCTCCGCGTGCGGTCGGAGCTGGTTGTCGTCGTTCATCATCCTCAGTTCCTCTCCACCGTGACCTGGCCGATGCCCACCTGGGCGTCGATCACGAGATCCACCGGACCGTCGCCGACGACGAGGTCCTCGTTGACGTTGAGCCCGCCGGTGACCGAGAACCCCTGGTCCTGGAAGGGCGGGCCGCTCAGGTTGACCGTCCCGATGCCGGAGCCGGCCTCGATCCGGACGGTCAGGTCCTCGGGCAGTTGGATGCGCAGGTGGCCGACGTTCACATCGGCCCGGATCGTCTCTCCGTCGACCGCGTCCGGGTCCAGCCCGGTGAGGTCGAGGATGCCCTCGCCCGCACCGAGGGCGAACTGCTCGCCCGCCGTGACGCTGGTCGGTCGCCAGGTGTCCTGGCCGACCCGGGTCGAGACCTGGTAGTCGTCCGGCAGCGGGGCGAAGGCGACCGTCCCGACCAGGCTGACCAGGGCCAGGAACCCGACCCACCCGCTGTGGCGTCCGGCGGCCCCGAGCCCCAGGACGACCACGGCCAGCACTGCCAGAGCCCCTGCGCAGGCGAGCGCCAGGGTGTTGCCGGGCAGGTCGTACTGCGCCCCCGCCCACAGCAGGCCGCCGAAGGTGAGCATGGCCAGTCCGGTCGCGATGAGTCCCGTCGTGGCGCCGGCCGTCTTGCGGCGCTCGCGGATCGGACGCGGTGGTGCGGGCTGCCGGGGTGGCCGCGGCGGGGTTGCGGTGCCGCGCCGGGGCGGCCGGGGTCCGTCGGGGGCGCCCACGGCACCCGCCCAGCCCGGACCGGTGTCCTGGGAGCCCGCCCAGCCCGGACCGGTCTGCTGCGAGCCGGTCCAGCCTGCACCGGTGGTCTCGTGCCGGAACGTGCCGCCACGGTTCGGGTCGGACCCGTCGAGCACCCCGGTCGAGCGCAGCAGCATGACGACGCCGATCACGACGGCGACCGTGAGCACCACGGAGGCGAACCACCAGCCGCCGCCCCACCAGCCACCGGGACCGCCCCACCAGGGCAGGATCCCGATCGTGGCGAAGGTGGTGACCACCAGCAGCAGGATGGACTCCCCGCGGCCCTCCCGGAGGCCCTGCTCCAGGTGGGTGCGCTCGGACCGGTCCGGCACCAGCAGCCAGGCCCAGAGGTAGAGCGCGACGCCGAAGCCGAAGATCAGTGCCGCCACCACGAAAGCGATCCGGATCACCAGCGGGTCCAGCC contains:
- a CDS encoding PspC domain-containing protein, translated to MTNTPGGQGHHPGTDSFFDALRRIDLRRDPDAWIGGVAAGTARRFGLDPLVIRIAFVVAALIFGFGVALYLWAWLLVPDRSERTHLEQGLREGRGESILLLVVTTFATIGILPWWGGPGGWWGGGWWFASVVLTVAVVIGVVMLLRSTGVLDGSDPNRGGTFRHETTGAGWTGSQQTGPGWAGSQDTGPGWAGAVGAPDGPRPPRRGTATPPRPPRQPAPPRPIRERRKTAGATTGLIATGLAMLTFGGLLWAGAQYDLPGNTLALACAGALAVLAVVVLGLGAAGRHSGWVGFLALVSLVGTVAFAPLPDDYQVSTRVGQDTWRPTSVTAGEQFALGAGEGILDLTGLDPDAVDGETIRADVNVGHLRIQLPEDLTVRIEAGSGIGTVNLSGPPFQDQGFSVTGGLNVNEDLVVGDGPVDLVIDAQVGIGQVTVERN